In the Mytilus trossulus isolate FHL-02 chromosome 1, PNRI_Mtr1.1.1.hap1, whole genome shotgun sequence genome, one interval contains:
- the LOC134705611 gene encoding uncharacterized protein LOC134705611, giving the protein MFSDGLIAYKEKALPQVTSPWNNSKGYYSMSCYYIYRPLLDSTVNYGSYDLTVDSEISSLNISFNKSPVEEIQLCIQNETCCRTSVNFPSNVTSGYIEACMAVDIQFFVSPPQSSRYQARRKDQLGVTYYVVCRYNGFRCSFIIGKVQGEAHITVTFTNNSFTHNRTMEGDEISSSSVYSVLTTSSPTVEFSCNCDLTGAHIESDVPVSAFSVIYHNYNHTTILPLAPMESWEKEYSVLSMSNAVIDEEVMIITSTINTFVKVSGHATVNVPYAGSVIFTRFDQGTTLHVKGSYPLLVLHSGNVNDTDDDLIINLYPPMNNTYTCLDSTNGSVYLYYMFQNGTGSVEFNCTELTNQTNGLTRYDTQLSIDGIPYTVSEVYGDNKICQIHTFGKTYGYSLIFDGDSYLLQTMGQRVHVVIEEDYSIPSSLYNTDPNDNTTDSYGVEFIVLQPPNATLRLFLSCTDMTNITIYYDEITNESLLCNNTEPAYSVDVKTSVSSKLLRIETNFLISVYVIGYLLHGMFGYLALPINILGYEYMVVSYLNHTDINNSQWSNCYIVSVYTNTEIHVLPKSGFEAVYYDGNIMGSEQKIYLNEYETVTLESSTIDLTGMYIKGNKPFQLYCGGYSTTSVFYEQLIPLNAWDYMYVLRDVSDMADQDCFYRVVSSETDNQIEIEDANGDISNYHVNRADYLDLFPVEQYIRSNLTILVVLICRSYGGDISLSLVPSNKQLTVTPQKPPDDNFTSIIRRRKILFYRDELLVASHIAAIQINTLACPLTKIGNGLLDTVGCFYGTGNNNSSTAINNSNTAINNNNTDCECNCDKTPKQSNETLQEKVDQLVKELSIDKTTLSSYKNTKISAADPRPSSRGIGSVAAVILATLIVILLISDIPMVISHLKILKANCMEGFQRCQSKK; this is encoded by the exons GTTACTATTCCATGTCATGTTACTACATATACCGACCTCTTTTAGACTCAACTGTAAATTATGGAAGCTATGATTTAACAGTTGACTCAGAAATATCCAGTCTAAACATAAGTTTCAACAAATCACCAGTTGAAGAGATACAATTATGCATCCAAAATGAAACCTGCTGCCGCACTTCAGTAAATTTTCCCAGCAATGTTACCTCAGGGTATATAGAGGCATGCATGGCCGTCGATATTCAGTTCTTTGTGTCTCCACCACAGAGTTCAAGATATCAAGCACGCCGAAAAGACCAGCTTGGAGTAACTTATTATGTAGTTTGCCGGTACAATGGTTTTCGATGCAGTTTTATTATTGGTAAAGTCCAAGGTGAAGCTCATATAACTGTAACCTTTACAAATAATTCTTTTACTCACAATAGAACAATGGAGGGAGATGAAATATCATCCTCCAGTGTTTATTCGGTACTCACTACGTCATCGCCAACTGTAGAGTTTTCATGCAATTGTGACCTTACAGGGGCCCATATAGAGAGCGACGTACCAGTAAGCGCCTTTTCTGTCatttatcataattataatCATACTACTATATTACCGCTCGCGCCAATGGAATCATGGGAGAAGGAATACAGTGTTTTATCGATGAGCAATGCAGTTATAGACGAGGAAGTGATGATTATAACCTCAACTATAAATACTTTTGTGAAAGTGTCAGGGCATGCTACTGTAAATGTGCCTTACGCTGGGAGTGTCATCTTTACTCGTTTTGACCAAGGCACCACGTTACATGTGAAAGGTTCTTATCCATTACTGGTTCTTCACTCTGGTAATGTCAATGATACAGATGATGATTTGATAATTAACCTGTATCCACCCATGAACAACACTTATACATGTCTTGACTCTACTAATGGTTCTGTTTATCTATATTACATGTTTCAAAATGGCACTGGTAGTGTTGAATTTAATTGCACGGAGTTGACAAACCAAACAAACGGTTTAACCAGATATGACACACAATTATCTATTGATGGAATACCATACACAGTTTCTGAGGTATATGGAGATAATAAAATATGCCAGATTCACACATTTGGAAAAACCTATGGATATTCGCTGATTTTTGACGGCGACAGTTACTTACTACAGACCATGGGACAAAGAGTTCAT GTCGTCATAGAAGAAGATTATAGTATTCCAAGCAGTCTCTATAATACTGATCCAAATG ATAATACAACCGACAGTTATGGAGTAGAGTTTATTGTACTACAACCACCAAATGCAACCCTAAGATTGTTCTTATCATGTACAGACATGACAAATATTACCATATACTATGATGAAATAACCAATGAGTCCCTCCTTTGTAATAACACAGAGCCGGCATACAGTGTTGACGTTAAAACTAGTGTTTCTAGTAAGCTGTTAAGAATTGAGACAAACTTTCTCATATCTGTTTATGTTATTGGATATTTACTACACGGAATGTTTGGATATTTAGCACTTCCAATAAATATTCTAGGATATGAATATATGGTGGTTTCATATCTAAATCATACAGACATAAATAATAGTCAATGGAGTAACTGTTATATTGTATCTGTATACACAAATACTGAAATACATGTGTTACCTAAGTCTGGATTCGAGGCAGTTTACTATGATGGAAATATAATGGGAtctgaacaaaaaatatatctaaacGAATATGAGACAGTTACATTAGAATCATCAACAATTGATCTAACTGGGATGTATATCAAAGGCAACAAACCTTTTCAGTTATATTGCGGAGGTTATTCCACAACTTCTGTATTTTACGAACAACTAATTCCTCTGAACGCCTGGGACTATATGTATGTCTTGAGAGATGTTTCCGATATGGCGGATCAGGATTGTTTTTATAGAGTAGTAAGTTCAGAGACCGATAATCAGATCGAAATCGAGGATGCAAACGGAGATATATCTAACTATCACGTCAACCGCGCGGATTACTTGGACTTGTTTCCAGTAGAACAATATATTAGATCAAACTTAACTATTCTTGTGGTGCTTATTTGTAGATCATATGGTGGAGATATTTCATTGTCTTTAGTACCGTCAAATAAACAACTCACTGTGACGCCCCAAAAGCCGCCCGACGACAACTTTACAAGCATAATTCGAAGACgcaagattttgttttatcgGGATGAATTACTGGTCGCTTCGCATATTGCAGCAATACAGATTAACACTTTG GCATgtcctttgacaaaaataggAAATGGTCTCCTGGATACTGTTGGATGTTTCTATGGAACAGGAAATAATAACAGCAGTACCGCAATTAATAACAGCAATACAGcaataaataacaacaatacag ACTGTGAATGTAACTGTGACAAGACTCCAAAACAATCCAATGAAACACTTCAGGAAAAGGTCGATCAACTGGTGAAAGAATTATCCATAGATAAAACAACGCTTTCCagttataaaaatacaaagatttctgCCGCTGACCCCAGACCAAGCTCACGTGGCATAGGATCTGTGGCTGCCGTCATTTTGGCCACTTTAATTGTGATTCTTCTCATATCTGACATCCCTATGgttatttcacatttaaaaattctaaaagcaAATTGCATGGAAGGCTTCCAACGTTGCCAatccaaaaaataa